DNA sequence from the Streptomyces sp. CA-210063 genome:
GGCTGTCGTGCTGCACGTGGCCTTTGACGAGAGTCACCGACCGCTCGTCTGCGAAGAGGGAGTGACGGCCTCGCATGTGTTCGAGCAGGTCGACAACTACCCCATGAGGTAGGGAAACTGACGTTTCGCTTGACTGGACCGGTCCACCGGTCCAGTCTCTTTTTTGTGCCGCACAGGATCGCTTTCGCGACGCAGTCACTCCACCCCCGGCAACGGGCAAGGCAGACCCCGGCGACCGCCGTCACGGTCCCGGGGCATGGCCGATCTGACAAGGAGACCGACATTGCACCTTGTATCACGGGCACTCGTAAGGGTGAGGGCGGTGCTCTTCGGGCCGCCGCCAGAATCCGACCGCGCGGCCCAGGAACCGGACACGGCACCGGCTACCGCCCCAGGCCCGTCCGTCAACCAGCCCTCCCCCGAGATGTGGGCCGCCTTCCTTGCGAGCGCCCGGCGGCGCAGAGCCCGAGCCCGATGTCCGTGGCCTCGCACCGAACTGCCCGAAATCACCGCCGCCGACATCGCCAGCACCCTCGTCGGCGCGTACGTCCTGACCTCCGAGGTACGCCAGCAGATCAGGCAGGCACGGCAGTTCGCGGAGGCGAGCTGATGACCGAGGGACGAGTACGGGCCACCGTCCAGCAGGCCGAGATCCCCATGCTCCGCGCCTACCGGCTGTGGTTCGAGCACACCCGCAAGTGCGCCGACGGCTGCAAGGGCAGCCCCAGAGCCCAGGACGGGTGCGAGGACGGACGGCAGCTGTGGGGCACGTACCGCCTGGCGCGCATCGGGAAAGGCGGGACCACATCATGAGCTGGACCATCGAGCGCACACCCGGGCGGCCGGTACGCCGCACCGACGACGATCGTCTCGCCGTACCGCTACGGCTGACGCGTACCGGTCCCCGCGGACACTCGACGGACACCGAGCTGACCCTCAGCCTCGCCGAAGCCGAACACCTCCACGCTGCTCTGTGCCGTGCCCTCGACGGCCAACCGGTGCCCCCGGCCGCGCCGGACTGTCGTCAACCCGTTCAAGCCTCGCCCGGGGCCGCGCGCATCGTCGGTCGCGCGTAACCGACACAGATCAGGCCACGACCCCGTACCGAGCAGTTGAAACGGGCGAGCCCTCTGCTCAACTTCCGTGATATGCCGAGGAGATCACCGTGACATGTGCAGAGAGGACATCGCCCATGGGCCGACCGACAACCGTGACTCCGCTGCCTGGCAACACGAAGGTACTGTCCATCGGTCTGCATCCGAGTGCGCTCGACTACAGCCGGATGCCCGACGGTGTCGACGAGGCGGTGCTCACTGCCCGGATCGAGGCGGCGAACGCGGCGCTGCGCGAAGCGGGGTTCGATGCTGTTCCGTGTCTGATCGACGTCTCTCCGGATCGGGCCGAGGCGGCCGTGCGGGAGCAGCTCCGGGAGCACGCGTTCGGCTTGGCGATGATCGGCGGTGGCGTACGGATGCTGCCGGAGAACACCCTGCTGTTCGAGCGGCTGGTCAACGTGCTCACCGAGGCGGCGCCCGGGATCCGGCTGTGCTTCAACACGACGCCGGAGGACACGGTCGAGGCACTGAGGCGGTGGATCCAGGCGTAGATGTAAATGAAATGAGGTGTGTACCGACACAGGTCAGGCCACGGCCCCGTGCCCGATGGACAATCGTCGGGTACGGGGCCGTGGCCCTGAAGTGGGGTGCCCTGTTGAGGAGTTCGGGTTAGCGGGGCGCTGCGGGCCGTATGGGGCTGGTCGCGCAGTGCCCCGCGCCCGCCCCTACGTTCTCTTCAGATCCGCCTTCCCACACGCCAGACCATCCCTGTTGCGGTCCAGCTTCAGCGGGTCGTCCTTGCCGTTGACCTTCAGGCGGCCGTAGTTGTTCTCCTTCAGCCACTCGCAGCGGGACGCCGTCGTCTTCTTGACCTCGTCCGGGAAGGTCGTCGGGACGCAGACGTTCGCCGTGCCGTAGTGGCGGTCGCAGCCGGAGATGGTCGGGCTGACCTTCTTGGACTTGGTCTTCTTGCCCGGGCCGGTGGTCTTGCCCTTCGGGGCGTCCGCGAAGTCGTGGACGTGGGCCGAGGGGGCTTCGCCGGAAGCGGCGGCCAGGGCGGACGGGCCCTGGAGGTGGACCCATTCCGCCACCGACGGGACGCCGTTGGCGTCGACCGCGAAGAGCATGTACCAACCGGGCGGGGCCAGGTTCGGGTTGCTCGTCACGTTCAGGTCGACGTTGTTGCCGTCGACGGACAGCGGCAGGTCCACGAAGCGCTGGTTCGGGTCGGAGGAGTGGGTGACCGCTGCGGGACGGATCAGTTCCGCCTTCGCGATCGGGCGGTCCACCGTGATGCGCTGCGTGTCGCCGTACACCCACTCCTTGTCGATCAACGACGTGATCTTCGGGCGGGGGCCCTTCAGCAGGTACGGCGGGGTGTAGATCGACACGTCGTGGTTCCACGTGCCGTTGCCCGGGTTGTCGCCGGTGGTCATGACGCGGCCGTCCGGCAGCAAGAACGCCGAGGAGTGGTAGCCGCGCTCCTCCGGGTCCGTGGCCACCGGGTCGAAGGTGTTGGTGGCCGGGTCGTAGATCGACGTCTCGTAGACCGGGTTGGCGCGGTTGTGCAGGGCGCCGCCCGTCTCCAGGACCTTGCCGTCGGGCAGCAGGACCGCCGAGACGTACATCTTGCCCTGGTTGCCGGTCTGGGCGATCTTGCCGTTGCCCAGGTCCACCGTGCCCTGCGGGATCGGCGGGCCCGCGACGTACGACGGGTTCGCGGCCTTCAGGTCGATGACGTCCGTCAGGCGGTTCGCCTCCGGGTTGGATTCGATGTTGCCGCCACCGATCGTCAGGACTTTCTGGTCCTGGGCGGGGGGCAGGAGAACGCTCGCGGACTGGTCGCGTTCGTCCTTGTTCTGGAGGCCGGGGACCTGCGTGATCGTGTTGGCGCCGTAGTCGTAGATCGCCGAACCCGTACCCGGGATGTTGTTGCCGAAGACATGGCTGCCGGAGTAGAAGAGGCGGCCGTCCTGCATGAGGATCATCGACGGGTACAGGCCCCAGTACGACCAGGTCTGGTTGACCTTCCAGAGTTCGAGCCACTTCTGCTCGGCGTCCGACCACAGCTCGGCCGCCACCGAACCGGTGGAGTCCTCGCGGAGGCCGCCGAACGAGATGACGTCACCGTTACCGAGGATCGTCGCCGACGGGTACCAGTGGCCGTCGTTCATGTCGTTCGTCTTGGTGTAGGTCTCCGTCACCGGGTCGAAGACGTACGAGTCCTTGTAGCCCTCGTAGCCGTGCGAGCCGTCGGCCGCCGGGTACGCCTTGTTGCCGCTCATGACCAGGACCCGGCCGTCGTCGAGCTGCACATGACCCGCGCAGAACATGTCGTCCGGTGTCGGGATCTGCTTGTACGTGCCGTTCTTCGGGTCGTACACCGCGCTGGTGAACGTGCCTGCCTCGAACATCTGCTCGCTGTTGCCGGAGCCGGCGATCAGCAGGACCTTGCCGTTGTTGAGGACGACGGAGTGCATGGAGCGGACGGGGTTCTGGGTGGGCAGGACGTCCCAGCGGCCGTTCTGGCATTCTTCCGGCGTGCCCGTGCAGGCCGGCTCGGGGACGGGGTCGGCGACCTGGTCCATCGTGTAGTCGTCGGTGGTGACGGAGCCGGTGCCGTAGACGGAGACACCCCAGCTGATCCGGTCGGTGCCCGCCGGGACCTCGGGGGTGCGGACCGTCGCCTCGGTCCAACTCCCCGCCATCTCCAGCGTCTTGAGGTCGGTCCAGTACTGCCAGCCGGCCGTGGTGTCGTGCCGGAAGAGGGTGAGGGACGTGTCGGGGGTCGTCGACTTGTACCAGAGGCCCAGGTCGTACTGCTTGCCCACCGAGACCGTCGGCGCGCAGGCCGCCGACTCGGTGATCAGGGCCTTGCGGTCGCCGGAGACCCGGCGGGTCAGCTCTACCTTCATGGCCTTGGAGCCAGAGTGGGCGTCCGCCACCGTGGTGAAGGTGAAGTCGTTGTCGCCCCAGCCCGACTTCTCCCAGCAGTACGGCATGTCGCCCGTACCGGCGGTCTCGAAGCCGGGGTTCTGGATGAGGTTGGCGGCGGACGCGGGTTGGGGTGAGATCAGAAGAAGGCCGGAGGCCAGGGCGCCCACGGCCAGCAGGGCCGTTCTGCGTCTGGGTCTGGGTCTGACCCGGAACTTCGAACGGTTCGGCAAACGCAACGTCCAGTGTTTCTTCACGCGGCTCTCCTTGCGGGCTCGGCCTGCTTCTTCTCGCCGCGCTCCCCGCGGCGAGAGTTCTTGCGCGGCAGATAGACCAGCGCTTCGGTCCCGACGAAGCGCAGGACGAACGTCATCACCAGCGCGAGCGCGGTGGCGGTCAGGGCATGCATCTCGAACCTGCCGACGAACAGGGCGATCAGCGGGATGCGCAGCACCAGGTCGGCGTTGGCCAGCAACGCGAACCGGCCGACGCGGTCCCATCGCTTGCGGTACTTGCGTCGCTCGCGGAAGCACAGGTGCTCGATGAGGTAGAAGTTCCAGAGCACGCCGAGCTGGTTGGCGAGGATCTCGGCGGGGACGTAGTGCATACCGGCCGAGGTCAGGGCGTACAGGCCCGCGAGGTTCGGCAGGAAGCCGGTGACGCCGATCAGTCCGAAGACCAACATGCGGGCCAGCGGTGAGGCGGTGCGCAGTCCGACGAGGTGGCGCAGGAATCTCAGGCCCTCCTGCGCGGTCGACTTGGACTCGCCGGCGAACCGGTCCTGGAAGACGAACGGCACCTCCGTGACCTGGCGCGGGCGGCTGCGCACGGCGAGTTCGAGGAGGATCTTGTAGCCGAGCGGCTGGAGGATGTCGGCGGTGACCGCGCTGCGGCGGATCGCGAAGAAGCCGCTCATCGGGTCGCTGATGCCGTGCAGCCGGCGTGGGAAGAGGGACTTGGTGAGCCAGGTCGCGCCGCGTGAGACGGCGACGCGGTAGCTGCCCGCGAGTCCGGCCCGGCTGCCGCCCTTGATGTAGCGGGAGGCGACCACCAGACTCGCTGACGACCGCTCCCCGGTCGCCACCAGGTCCGGTACCAGGGACGGCGGATGCTGGAGGTCGCCGTCCATGACGACGATCCAGTCGGAGCCGGCCGCCTTGATGCCTTCCACGACCGCGCCGCCGAGTCCGCCGACCGGTTCGTCGCGGTGCAGCACGGTCACCGGGAACGGGCAGTCCTGCGCGGCCACGTTGATGACGTCGGGGGTGTCGTCGGTGGAGTCGTCCACGAAGACGACCTCGCAGGGCAGCCGCCCGGGCACCGTCTCGGTGATCTGGTGCAGCAGCTCCCGTACGTTGGCGGACTCGTTGAAGGTCGGTACGACGATGGTGACGGCCGCGGGCTCGGGGACTTCGGCCCCTCGCACGGCCGGGTCGCCGAGTTCATCGGGGACGGTGGACTCATAACTTCCGCTGGTCATCGGTCGCCTCCAGCGGCCTCGGTCTCGCGGATGCGGTCGTCGTCGCCGGCCGCCTCGGTCTCGCGCGCCCGGTCGTCTCCGCCGGCGGCCTCGATCTTGCGGATCTCGATGCGGTCCTCGCCGGTGCCGAAGGTGGCGACCGGTGTGGAGTTCTCCATCGCGGCCTTCACGTTGGGCAGGTCGACCGCGTCGCGCCGTACCGTCGGGGAGGCGACCACGTAGTCGAGGTCGCGCCAGCCACGCGGCATCGTCTTCGTCACCGCGGGGTCGAGGTCCGCCTTGTAGAACCAGATGACGCCGAGCCCCGGCTTGTAGCCCTCGTGGACGAGGTCGAGCCAGAGCGCGTCGTCGACGAGGACCCGGGTGTCACCGGGGTTGTCGATCTCGGAGCCGAGCCACTTGGAGGCCTGCTCGTAGGGCGCGTTGGCGTTGAACGTCATCGCGGTGTGGTTGCCGTCGTACCAGCGCGGGACGACGTACACGGCGGCGGCGGCCGCGAGGACGAGGGCGACCCCGTGGCGCGCCCACGTCAGGGAACGTTTCTCCGTCGTACTCCGCCACCTGCGCAGTACGCCGTGCGTGACGCTCGCAGTGCCGCCCGCGAGGACGAGGGCGAGGAAGGGCAGGGCCTGGAGGACGTACATCGCGGGCAGATAGCCGGGGCGCAGAGCCATTCCGGCGAGGATCGCGACGGCGAGCGCGGGGCCGGCGAGGGCTCTCGCGGTCACCGACCAGCGCCAGGTGACCAGGAGGAGCAGTGCGCCG
Encoded proteins:
- a CDS encoding glycosyltransferase, with amino-acid sequence MTSGSYESTVPDELGDPAVRGAEVPEPAAVTIVVPTFNESANVRELLHQITETVPGRLPCEVVFVDDSTDDTPDVINVAAQDCPFPVTVLHRDEPVGGLGGAVVEGIKAAGSDWIVVMDGDLQHPPSLVPDLVATGERSSASLVVASRYIKGGSRAGLAGSYRVAVSRGATWLTKSLFPRRLHGISDPMSGFFAIRRSAVTADILQPLGYKILLELAVRSRPRQVTEVPFVFQDRFAGESKSTAQEGLRFLRHLVGLRTASPLARMLVFGLIGVTGFLPNLAGLYALTSAGMHYVPAEILANQLGVLWNFYLIEHLCFRERRKYRKRWDRVGRFALLANADLVLRIPLIALFVGRFEMHALTATALALVMTFVLRFVGTEALVYLPRKNSRRGERGEKKQAEPARRAA
- a CDS encoding galactose oxidase-like domain-containing protein, which produces MGALASGLLLISPQPASAANLIQNPGFETAGTGDMPYCWEKSGWGDNDFTFTTVADAHSGSKAMKVELTRRVSGDRKALITESAACAPTVSVGKQYDLGLWYKSTTPDTSLTLFRHDTTAGWQYWTDLKTLEMAGSWTEATVRTPEVPAGTDRISWGVSVYGTGSVTTDDYTMDQVADPVPEPACTGTPEECQNGRWDVLPTQNPVRSMHSVVLNNGKVLLIAGSGNSEQMFEAGTFTSAVYDPKNGTYKQIPTPDDMFCAGHVQLDDGRVLVMSGNKAYPAADGSHGYEGYKDSYVFDPVTETYTKTNDMNDGHWYPSATILGNGDVISFGGLREDSTGSVAAELWSDAEQKWLELWKVNQTWSYWGLYPSMILMQDGRLFYSGSHVFGNNIPGTGSAIYDYGANTITQVPGLQNKDERDQSASVLLPPAQDQKVLTIGGGNIESNPEANRLTDVIDLKAANPSYVAGPPIPQGTVDLGNGKIAQTGNQGKMYVSAVLLPDGKVLETGGALHNRANPVYETSIYDPATNTFDPVATDPEERGYHSSAFLLPDGRVMTTGDNPGNGTWNHDVSIYTPPYLLKGPRPKITSLIDKEWVYGDTQRITVDRPIAKAELIRPAAVTHSSDPNQRFVDLPLSVDGNNVDLNVTSNPNLAPPGWYMLFAVDANGVPSVAEWVHLQGPSALAAASGEAPSAHVHDFADAPKGKTTGPGKKTKSKKVSPTISGCDRHYGTANVCVPTTFPDEVKKTTASRCEWLKENNYGRLKVNGKDDPLKLDRNRDGLACGKADLKRT